Proteins encoded in a region of the Halostella limicola genome:
- a CDS encoding DUF7411 family protein encodes MELGLLYSGGKDSTLAALLLEEFYDVTLVTGHFGVTDEWTHAEETAATVGFPFERLDLDREVAVEAVDRMYEDGYPRNGIQRVHDHALERLAGREFDAVADGTRRDDRVPTVSRAEAQSLEDRHGVDYIAPLSGFGRGAVDRLVDATLELDVGPSEQIRRADYEGELRGLLAERHGDEAVAEVFPDHDQTRVTGIRK; translated from the coding sequence ATGGAGCTCGGGCTGCTCTACAGCGGGGGCAAGGACTCGACGCTCGCCGCGCTCCTTTTAGAGGAGTTCTACGACGTGACGCTCGTCACCGGCCACTTCGGCGTGACCGACGAGTGGACCCACGCCGAGGAGACCGCGGCGACGGTCGGCTTCCCGTTCGAGCGCCTCGACCTCGACCGCGAGGTCGCCGTCGAGGCCGTCGACCGGATGTACGAGGACGGCTACCCCCGCAACGGCATCCAGCGCGTCCACGACCACGCCCTGGAACGGCTCGCCGGGCGCGAGTTCGACGCCGTCGCCGACGGCACGCGGCGGGACGACCGCGTCCCGACCGTCTCCCGGGCCGAGGCACAGAGCCTCGAGGACCGCCACGGCGTCGACTACATCGCGCCGCTATCGGGCTTCGGTCGCGGCGCGGTCGACAGGCTCGTCGACGCGACCCTCGAACTCGACGTTGGCCCCAGCGAGCAGATCCGGCGCGCGGACTACGAGGGCGAACTCCGGGGGCTGCTCGCCGAGCGCCACGGCGACGAGGCCGTCGCCGAGGTGTTCCCGGACCACGACCAGACGCGGGTCACGGGGATCCGGAAGTGA
- a CDS encoding DNA-binding protein yields the protein MSGSPDDDELDELRRKKMEQLKEQQQQGGNEEARQRQQQQADAQKQAILRQHLTDGARKRLNSVKMSKPDFGEQVERQVVALAQSGRIQGKVDEEKMKELLKELKPDSNSFNIKRR from the coding sequence ATGAGCGGTAGCCCCGACGACGACGAACTAGACGAGCTTCGACGCAAGAAGATGGAACAGCTCAAGGAACAGCAACAGCAGGGCGGCAACGAGGAGGCCCGGCAGCGCCAGCAGCAACAGGCCGACGCCCAGAAGCAGGCGATCCTCCGCCAGCACCTGACAGACGGCGCGCGCAAGCGCCTGAACTCCGTGAAGATGAGCAAGCCCGACTTCGGCGAGCAGGTCGAGCGCCAGGTCGTCGCGCTCGCCCAGAGCGGCCGGATTCAGGGGAAGGTCGACGAGGAGAAGATGAAGGAGCTCCTGAAGGAGCTCAAGCCCGACTCGAACAGTTTCAACATCAAGCGCCGCTGA
- a CDS encoding PIN domain-containing protein — protein sequence MILDSSFLIDLMASDEAAVAKLEELVADGKPLGISPLTATEVGTGLRDESAREAFDDVLVDVDVVPFDRDEALRAARIQRRLEADGQRIGVVDAMIAATALERDDAVVTRNVSEFRRVDGVRVTPY from the coding sequence GTGATCCTCGACTCGTCGTTTCTGATCGACCTGATGGCGAGCGACGAAGCCGCCGTCGCGAAACTGGAGGAACTGGTCGCCGATGGGAAACCGCTCGGGATCTCCCCGCTCACCGCCACGGAGGTCGGGACCGGTCTGCGCGACGAGTCCGCTCGCGAGGCCTTCGACGACGTGCTGGTGGACGTCGACGTCGTTCCGTTCGACCGAGACGAGGCGCTGCGGGCCGCCCGGATACAGCGTCGGCTCGAAGCGGACGGGCAGCGGATCGGGGTCGTCGACGCCATGATCGCCGCGACGGCGCTGGAACGAGACGACGCGGTCGTTACGAGAAACGTCTCTGAGTTTCGACGCGTGGACGGCGTCCGGGTGACGCCGTACTAG
- the hisS gene encoding histidine--tRNA ligase, with amino-acid sequence MYERLKGFRDFYPGEMSARRATVDALEDTARRYGFREIGTPALESTQMYVDKSGEGIVEELYSFEDQGGRDVAMTPELTPTVARMVVAKQQELSKPIKWFSTRPFWRYEEPQQGRFREFYQTNVDIFGSSDPAADAEILAWAADAMTDLGLTREHFEFRVSHRDILGGLLESFDADVDTQEAIRAVDKSDKIEEAEYHALLSDAGLSYDQAERFDDLLRVGAEELDELVEFADTDRVEAAVTNLQNVLDAAEDFGVREYCTLSLETARGLDYYTGVVFECFDSTGEVSRSIFGGGRYDDLIESFGGQPTPAVGVAPGHATLPLLCQRAGVWPDEELSTDYYVLQVGDTRPVAARVARDLRERGHVVESDVAGRSFGAQLDYADSINAETVVIVGEQDLENDELTIKDMASGDQTQVPVDEFPGDHDRPTYDDIA; translated from the coding sequence ATGTACGAGCGACTCAAGGGGTTCAGGGACTTCTACCCCGGCGAGATGAGCGCCCGGCGGGCCACCGTCGACGCGCTGGAGGACACCGCCCGCCGCTACGGCTTCCGGGAGATCGGGACGCCGGCGCTCGAATCGACGCAGATGTACGTCGACAAGAGCGGCGAGGGCATCGTCGAGGAGCTGTACTCCTTCGAGGACCAGGGCGGCCGCGACGTGGCGATGACGCCGGAGCTGACGCCGACCGTCGCGCGGATGGTCGTCGCCAAGCAACAGGAGCTGTCGAAGCCGATCAAGTGGTTCTCGACGCGGCCGTTCTGGCGCTACGAGGAGCCCCAGCAGGGCCGGTTCCGGGAGTTCTACCAGACGAACGTCGACATCTTCGGCTCCAGCGACCCCGCCGCCGACGCCGAGATCCTCGCGTGGGCGGCCGACGCGATGACGGACCTCGGCCTCACCCGTGAGCACTTCGAGTTCCGCGTCTCCCATCGCGACATCCTCGGCGGCCTGCTGGAGTCGTTCGACGCCGACGTCGACACGCAGGAAGCCATCCGCGCCGTCGACAAGAGCGACAAGATCGAGGAGGCGGAGTACCACGCCTTGCTCTCCGACGCCGGCCTCTCCTACGACCAGGCGGAGCGCTTCGACGACCTGCTCCGCGTCGGCGCCGAGGAGCTCGACGAACTCGTCGAGTTCGCCGACACCGACCGCGTCGAGGCGGCCGTGACGAACCTCCAGAACGTGCTCGACGCCGCCGAGGACTTCGGCGTCCGCGAGTACTGCACGCTGTCGCTGGAAACGGCGCGCGGCCTCGATTACTACACCGGCGTCGTCTTCGAGTGCTTCGACTCCACCGGCGAGGTCTCCCGCTCCATCTTCGGCGGCGGCCGCTACGACGACCTCATCGAGAGCTTCGGCGGCCAGCCCACCCCCGCGGTCGGCGTCGCCCCCGGCCACGCGACGCTGCCGCTGCTCTGCCAGCGCGCCGGCGTCTGGCCCGACGAGGAGCTCTCGACCGACTACTACGTCCTGCAGGTCGGCGACACCCGCCCCGTCGCCGCCCGCGTCGCCCGCGACCTGCGCGAGCGCGGCCACGTCGTCGAGAGCGACGTCGCCGGCCGGAGCTTCGGCGCGCAACTGGACTACGCCGACTCCATCAACGCCGAGACGGTCGTCATCGTCGGCGAACAGGACCTCGAGAACGACGAGCTGACGATCAAGGACATGGCGAGCGGCGACCAGACGCAGGTGCCGGTCGACGAGTTCCCCGGCGACCACGATCGGCCGACGTACGACGATATCGCCTAG